A region of the Notolabrus celidotus isolate fNotCel1 chromosome 18, fNotCel1.pri, whole genome shotgun sequence genome:
TAAACAGCATGTGCCAGTGATAAGCTGTCCAAAAGTGTACCGCTGATTGATGATTTGCATTTCCACAGCCAGTGATGTGATCCTGAGCTTCGCTTCCATGTTCAAGTACCTCTCCTGTTTCACTGGAGTCTCTGTGGTAGTCATTAACACCTCTTCAAAGCTTGTTATTACTGTGAAAAGCCATCTAGCCTGCTCTGCTAACATTGGCGTGGTCACACACAGATTTCGATGGCAGTCGCCATCACCATCTGGCTCTTGTTCTTGTCTCGGCCTGGAGACTGGTGCGGCCCAGACTCCTCTCTGGGAGATAATGGATCAGAGAGGACACTGCGTTTGAGTGGCGCCGGGCGGAGGCAGGATGTTCCTGGAGGGGTGGAGGGCTCAGGGTGTCTGTGGGAGGACCGTGATGTAGTAGAGGTTGAGGAGGTAGTGCAACTGCCGGTGCAGACTCCAGAACTTGACCTCTCGCCTCTCTTCGCTCTGCAGGACGCTCTGCGCCTGAGCTCACTGACCAGCTCGTACTTGACAAAGCAGAAGACGTCCTTGACTCCGCAACGTTTTTCCGGCTCAGCAGCAAGCAGCCTCTGAAACATGCGCAAGGCATCATCAGTGAAGCGGCGCCACTGGGACGGGTACGTTCCCACCGGACACCCTGCTTTTTGCCAACGCCGAAACTCCTCGTAGAATGCATCTGCGGGCAGCGCTGCCTCCCATGGGAAATTTCCTGTCAGCATACAAAACACTAGCACACCAAACGCCCACACATCCAGACTGGTGGTCACAAGGAAACCCTCTGCGCGACTAGCCCGGCACACCTCCGGCGCTGTATAGGGAATGGTGCCGCTCACCCTTTTTACTCGGCAGCCCACACGTCTAGTCATGCCGAAGTCAGCTAGTTTGATGCGGCGGCACTCGCGGTCAAATAGGAGCACGTTCTCGGGTTTGACGTCCCGATGCACTAGGCTTTTACTGTGCATGAAGTCCAGGGCCAAGCCAAGTTGTTGCATGCAACGTTTGAccatttcctctggcaggcccACctgtaagaaagagagaggagggaaggtaAAGTGTTAGGAAGAAGATTTTGATTCATGCAGGCAAATTAACATAGCACATTGTGTAGGAGGTGAGTCTATGGGTGGTGatgcaagaaaaacagaaagatgatGGTTgcatgaaatgtaataaattaTAGAACAAGGTGAACTGGGATATGTTCCACACTGGAAAACTGCAAGAGAAGAGTCCTCATTTGGGTTCCACTGCAGCCAGCTTTCCCAGCACATCAACAAGAAGAGAACTACAGCAAAGTAAGAGCTTTGcgcagacagaaagaaaactgaGACAAAGGCAAGGCTCCATTCCCAGGAGAGCTTGTTAAAACCACCATGTTTGAACATGAGGACTGATTGGAGCAGCTTTGGCTGAGTAAGGATGGTGATTGGTTGAGAGGGAGGATGATAGCGTTACCTGTGGGGGGATGATGTCGAAGAGGTCCCCAGCTGGGGCGTATTCTTGTCCAAACACATAGCTGTCCTCCGTCTCAAACAGCACATCCAGGACTTTGATGATGAACGGGCTGCAGCTAAGTGAGCCTGTTAGGCTGTACTCCCGCAGGAAACTCTTCAGCTTTGTCTTGTTCTTGGTGACAAACTTCAGTGCCATTTTTGTGCctatgaaaacagacaaaaacaagcagaaCACAGTGATAGCTGACATTTCACTGTCATCACAGGTGCTTAGCATGCATTTACATGATTCGCTCAGGGCGTGGATGAACTTCCCAGCTGCGGTTTTGTACCAGCCGCTCCATTCATTCATATAAACATGCACAGTGAATAAATCTCACCTACATCACACTCTTACAACCAGCTGTTCAAGATCCCAGCTGCATAATACAGAGGTTCTGTAGAGTGCTACAAGTACTATTAAGCTCTGCTGCCTTCTTAACCTCACACTGCACTACTTTACATTGCTCAGTTATACCACTGTCAGACTAAGCCAGCTCAATAACTTCGATTTTCTTACAACCAAGGATTAACAGTAGACCTCAAAAATCTTACACAAATCTTTTTAACAGTTCTGAATGAATGTCAAGGCTCTGTGCCTTGAGACACCAGACTGATTTGCCTGAGCGGGTCTTCCTCAACTGTGAGGCAGGCTGGCATGGAATAATCTCTGTTAACAGATTCTGTAAGAGTACAGAATCTGTAGGCGAGGAACAAGATTTTTGGTGTCAGAAGTGTTCTGGATTTCATTCGCAGTCTGAGAAGATGGACAGCACAACCACTCATCTAAAGTGAAACGAAAACATTCAGAGTACGCCCTGGACACTAGCTGCAGATCAGGTCATCAGACCACCTCATCCagtataacagatggaacatgggtcaaactagacaATCTTTTCGCAAAGATGGTTTTTGTCACgaaatttattttaatcatccAGATTTGTGTCCAAGTGTTCCTTTTTACGGGAGAAGGTAACTTTTAATTGGTTATGGGATGCTAAAACAAAATAGTTGTGACATTCTCCATTCTCcatctccaagcagaattcacattttttaaaatgtattttattatttaaccaaCTACCTTACGTTCACATCAGTATCtttgcactactcaccactgcactattatcgtATATTatttagtctgtacatattagtcatgtcTATATTGTTAttctttgtgtttatagttattattattattatcattattatatttatatttatatttttatttttacgccttattcttatgcctttgtacaaaaAGGGCGCAGTtaaccaaagtcaaattccttgtgtgttcaagcatacctggccaataaagctgattctgattctgattctaattctgattgacagctctgttgacaaatgcaactcctgcagcgttctttactagattagcagagtagaaaaggaacagtgagagaaaacaaaacaaacactaaaacaagagTCCTAGCTATgaatgtctgcttcaaatcaacacaagaatctgatCTGCTGTAGACTTTACCGTCCTGAGGGATTTATAACATTGTCTCAGTGAGTTAAACGCATTCTTTGGTTAGCGGAAGGGGCCTGAACTCAATCCTGAAGCTCTACACATATCTTGCGAGTGCCAATGTCAGTGCAGCTGTATTTTGGCCGCACTTCTTTATAATGGTAGGAGATGGCATGTCATCAATGTTTATATATGGACTGTCAATGGTATGCAGGAAGACAGTCCTCTTGGAAATCAAACGAGGAAGAAAACATCATGTAATGCAATCCCAGAGCCTATTGGCTACCACATGATGAAAACCTAGCTTTTGATTGACCTCTTTGAACAGACAGCTACATATAAGTCAGTTAACACTGCCGTCCCTCAACTCAAACTCGATTTTGAGTCTGAAATCACTTGCTGGAGTGTAAACAATGTTTACAGCATGGGAAGAAAATCACAGGCCAGAAGTCTCCAATCACTTTTCTCATTAACTGCTTCACTGGATAACAACTAGTTGTCGCCCTAAGAGACCATATCCTTGCAAGACAGTAGCTCATGGGTTCAGAGACTGGCATGTAATGGACGGGGAAACTTACTAATCCGTAACTATCGTTTTGGTTAATTCATGATTTTTATTGAGAGAATAGGACAGTGGATACAGAATCAGAAGCTGGAAAGACAGTGGGAAATGACAAAGGGCCAGGAGATAGATTATTACCCATTCTGCCTGCTTTGAAAACTATTAGTTTATCTAATCACTGAGCTAAACGGGCATCCCCAAAATagtcttttttatatttattcctCATGACATAGCTGATGGTcaagaaatactttaaaaaaaaacaggattagAGGATAAAGATCTTTGGCCACATTTTGCCCATGATGTCTTCTCCAACTCACCTTGTGTCCGATGAGCCACCAGGTCCACCTTCCCATACGTGCCCTTCCCCAGCTCACGGATGTGCTCATACTGTTTGGCTACATCTGCTGCCGACAGAGAGGTGATGGCCAAGGCTTGCATGTCCTCTACGGGAACTCCAGCACAGTAGCCCATCTTGGACGTAGGAGAGCCCCCGCCGCTGCCCACCCGTCCTGGCCCAGATGGAGAAAGGGACAGGCTCGCCTTGACGCTGTGTGGCAGActaaacagagaggagagaacacTGTTTAGAGccaggttttatcttttattctgCTGTGGTAATGGAAGAGGAGTTTAAATTTATGTGTTTATGACAAATGCTCCTCAGTATCCTGATGTTTCTTGGCGCACATCCATATATTCATGTCTGTGCATCATTTTCCCAGAGGGTGGTTAAATCAGAACAGTTTTAACAGATCTTCATTTCCATACAATCGATTCAGGGAAAGCATCAACAGGAAGTGCTTTCAGTAAATGTATTGGACTTCCTGCTGTCCCTGTAGATCACTCTGCCTGCTCTCAGATATGGCCAGTCTCAGACAGCACTTACTGGCAGACAGCTACGGGAAAATCAATATGAGCAGGTAGAAGGACTAACAAATAGAAACGAATGGAGAAAGCTGACAGCCTGGAGGTGTATACATGCTGGTAAGGTGTGCATCTGATCACCTGTGACCACTCTGTTCATGCACAGAAACAATCAGTGGGTGCTGGGAGAAAACAGGACTGCATATTTGGTTTGCACAGCAGTTGTCCTAACTATTTTGGTGAAATTGCTGAAGCTGAAGAAAAAATTATTCTGCAAAGGAAAAGTTGTTGCTGATTTTCACAAGTGCTAAGTTTGAAATAGGTCAAGCTGATCCTCGGAGGGGGAAAAATAACTCTGATGGAGTCAGACACCCTAAATGTGCCAACTttcaaaaataagtaaatgttgATGATTCACTGTGCAAGTGAGCATCTGTTACCGTGTTTGAGTTagaaatttaagaaaataactATCAAACAAACCCCTTTTGAGCAAATGAAGTGGATCACACTAATGATCTTACCCATTGTCTCTCTTCTGAAGCAATCACATTTAATCATCTAATCATGCACAGCacgcacacatatgcacactaATAGGCAACAAATCAGCACAAACAATTTCGCTGATGGCCTTTTTCATCCATCATTCAAAGACAACCACTTTGCCCTTTGTCTGTTCTCTCCCCGCAGCCAGTTTCTCGCTCCGCTTTATAAACCAGAGCGTCTCAAATCTGTCCTTGTTGACTGTCAGGTGCATTTTGGAAGCTTGATGAAAACACGGTAAGAGGAAGCTTTGTTGAGACACACTGAAGGTGTTGAGGTTCCTCGGTTATCTTGTGGGAAGAGCAGGATAAATATAGCGATTAGACTGCGAAAACTAAAATAGGATGTGACCATTTGCAGCCTTGTGTTCTTGGCTCATCCCTCTTTATCCaagaaaaaacactgctgtAGAAAGAGTGCCTTTAGAAATGTCTTGCTTCTTGATTTTTATCACAAGCATGATTATATAAGAGACTATGAATATTGTAGCCTACTCATACCGAGTGTGCCCACTGTATAGCCCTCAGCAAGTCAACACAAAGGTTGATTCTTTTCCAGAGCGGTCTGCAGTCCAAGTTTGGtggttaaacattaaaaaaagagagacagacggacagacattT
Encoded here:
- the si:ch211-183d21.3 gene encoding serine/threonine-protein kinase SBK1 translates to MQDHGGERQVASSLPHSVKASLSLSPSGPGRVGSGGGSPTSKMGYCAGVPVEDMQALAITSLSAADVAKQYEHIRELGKGTYGKVDLVAHRTQGTKMALKFVTKNKTKLKSFLREYSLTGSLSCSPFIIKVLDVLFETEDSYVFGQEYAPAGDLFDIIPPQVGLPEEMVKRCMQQLGLALDFMHSKSLVHRDVKPENVLLFDRECRRIKLADFGMTRRVGCRVKRVSGTIPYTAPEVCRASRAEGFLVTTSLDVWAFGVLVFCMLTGNFPWEAALPADAFYEEFRRWQKAGCPVGTYPSQWRRFTDDALRMFQRLLAAEPEKRCGVKDVFCFVKYELVSELRRRASCRAKRGERSSSGVCTGSCTTSSTSTTSRSSHRHPEPSTPPGTSCLRPAPLKRSVLSDPLSPREESGPHQSPGRDKNKSQMVMATAIEICV